One region of Culex pipiens pallens isolate TS chromosome 2, TS_CPP_V2, whole genome shotgun sequence genomic DNA includes:
- the LOC120416776 gene encoding endonuclease G, mitochondrial-like codes for MTTKSVSRLLLLSSVGIGSYLAGSYVERRKTADTVCLRRDDYVNERSGNLLRTLQSKPGLPIFGTVSAASPIPAEQKSLVVSNVSRIGQIMKYGFPGLDNVRSYDDYVLSYDRRTRVAHWVFEHLTADGVKASQGVDRAKSDFKPDESVHPFFRSLNTDYKGSGFDRGHLAAAGNHRSEQKHCDQTFFLTNMAPQVGVGFNRDKWNHLERYVRKLTKDYPNVYCCTGPLYLPRKEADGKLYVRYQVIGANNVAVPTHFYKVVVMETRDNRLEMEAYVLPNQKIDDETPLTMFQVPPETIERAAGLLFFDKIARSQLSKINGKKV; via the exons ATGACCACAAAGTCCGTGTCCCGGCTTCTGCTACTGTCGTCCGTTGGCATCGGGAGCTACCTGGCCGGTTCGTACGTGGAACGCCGTAAAACAGCTGACACGGTTTGCCTTCGCCGGGATGATTATGTAAACGAACGGTCCGGCAATCTGCTGCGGACACTCCAATCGAAGCCGGGACTGCCAATCTTCGGCACCGTGTCCGCGGCAAGTCCCATCCCGGCGGAACAGAAATCCCTCGTCGTCAGTAATGTAAGTCGAATTGGGCAGATTATGAAGTACGGATTTCCCGGGCTGGACAACGTGCGGTCCTACGACGATTACGTGCTTTCGTATGACCGTCGCACCAGGGTGGCCCACTGGGTGTTTGAGCATTTAACGGCCGATGGCGTTAAGGCTAGCCAGGGTGTAGATCGCGCCAAAAGCGATTTCAAACCGGACGAAAGTGTTCATCCGTTCTTCCGGTCGCTAAACACGGATTACAAAGGGTCGGGCTTCGACCGGGGACATCTGGCCGCGGCAGGGAATCATCGATCGGAACAGAAGCACTGCGATCAAACGTTCTTCCTGACGAATATGGCTCCGCAG GTCGGAGTCGGATTCAACCGCGACAAGTGGAACCACCTGGAGCGATACGTGCGCAAGCTGACCAAAGATTACCCCAACGTGTACTGCTGCACCGGTCCTCTGTACCTCCCGCGGAAGGAGGCGGACGGAAAGTTGTACGTTCGATACCAGGTTATCGGCGCCAACAACGTGGCCGTTCCGACGCACTTTTACAAGGTGGTGGTGATGGAAACCCGTGACAATCGGCTGGAGATGGAGGCGTACGTGCTGCCGAACCAGAAGATTGACGACGAAACGCCGCTGACGATGTTCCAGGTGCCGCCGGAAACGATCGAGCGGGCGGCCGGGTTGCTGTTCTTCGATAAGATTGCCCGAAGTCAGCTTAGTAAAATTAACGGGAAGAAGGTGTGA